A single genomic interval of Armigeres subalbatus isolate Guangzhou_Male chromosome 1, GZ_Asu_2, whole genome shotgun sequence harbors:
- the LOC134226372 gene encoding ADP-ribosylation factor-related protein 1 codes for MYTLLSGFYKYLTQKDEYCILILGLDNAGKTTYLEAAKTKFTKNYRGMNPSKITTTVGLNIGQIDIQGIRMSFWDLGGQQELQSLWDKYYSESHAVIYVVDSNDRDRMHESKEVFDRMIGNEYLSSVPLLVLANKQDLPDCMGVREIKPVFQEAGHLIGRRDCLVMPVSALTGEGVDEGIKWLVESIKRNSFARPPKTEDT; via the exons ATGTACACACTTTTAAGTGGATTTTATAAATATCTCACACAAAAAGACGAATATTGCATATTAATCTTGGGGTTGGATAATGCTGGAAAGACG ACCTACCTGGAGGCAGCGAAAACCAAGTTCACCAAAAATTATCGCGGTATGAATCCAAGTAAGATTACTACCACAGTAGGACTAAATATTGGGCAGATCGATATTCAGGGAATTCGGATGAGCTTCTGGGATTTAGGAGGTCAACAGGAACTGCAATCATTGTGGGACAAATATTACTCCGAATCACATGCCGTTATTTACGTAGTGGATTCCAATGATCGCGATCGCATGCACGAATCGAAAGAAGTGTTCGACCGAATGATAGGAAACGAGTACCTTTCCAGCGTTCCTTTACTCGTGTTGGCCAATAAGCAGGATCTGCCAGACTGTATGGGCGTCCGAGAAATTAAGCCGGTTTTTCAGGAGGCGGGCCATTTGATTGGTCGAAGGGATTGTCTGGTGATGCCAGTTTCAGCCCTAACCGG TGAAGGAGTTGACGAGGGCATCAAATGGCTAGTGGAATCAATAAAGCGCAATTCCTTTGCCCGTCCTCCAAAAACAGAGGACACATGA
- the LOC134206209 gene encoding uncharacterized protein LOC134206209, producing the protein MNRSLPRAEDLNLEEIDYELSIRNQPEDVFKLDVQGKQRHLRLLFKADQKEGQNYRSNLSIQAEAEHISARIDNLEKALSKKVEAKYESRVIHYYYRVKRCMAETEEGKKLRRELSLRIEKIMQFYQFGPSLSPYKEQINTIIQRSEGAVGLSGQDSSATPKTSTIKPVRQSEWEFPNPPDAPASLIPEGSNRRQEETIEVSRSEWEDMKRMLAELTRDKNHHGEMNREDRTRNTGNLERVGQQANGMNEPRRTVRRPTSYADELTDSDSEGEDPQQFRRNTRINGNGNDRGSYEESMYSYDSGTIRPGYPRGNRHGRHRQERYEERGHGRVEKWKLRFSGDSRGMSVENFIYKATKLAEREGVSKALLLRDIHMLLEGAASDWFFTYVDDLVTWEDFTNGITYRFGNPNKDQGIRSKIQERKQLRGESFIAFVSEIEKLDRMLSKPLSRRRKFEVIWDNMRQHYRSKISIVRVRDLQQLIDLNYRIDAADHQLHQSTSDPMVRRPINQILATEDDSDYEQEAPVNHVRGQQPRSRPVASRNFHEATQQELPARQRENVELGPGRISCWNCLEVYHIKIRISRCPHIRVKVLDYETEALLDSGAGISILNSMELIERFRLKLQPAAIRVATADGSNYACQGFVNIPFTYKDVTKVIPTIVVPEISRKIILGADFWEAFGIKPMIDLGNGPETLETVSHGTNESICFTLEPTSQVPDSAKEEEDETLDIPVFEGPTETMPDPESIETEHELSAEERQQLMTVIKGFELTSTGKLGRTSLIQHEIILKEGAKPRNPVMYKGSPYMQEAIKKEVERFKALDAIEECYSEWTNPLVPVPKKNGKVRVCLDSRKINKLTVKDSYPMRNMQDIFRRLGKARYFSVIDLKDAYFQIPLKEESRNFTAFRTSEGVFRFKVLPFGVINAPFTMSRLMDRALGFDLEPRVFVYLDDIVIATETLEEHLRLLEIVGNRLRLAGLTISLEKSRFCRKQVMYLGYLLNEHGIAIDSGRIQPILDYARPKTQEDIRRLLGLAGFYQRFIKEYSRVVAPITDLLTKENRKFTWSKEAEEAFRELKSILTSAPILGNPDFNKVFTIESDASDRAVGAALVQEQEGVTKVISYFSKKLNRTQRRYSAVEKECLGVLSAIQHFRHYIEGTKFRVVTDARSLLWLFNIGTESGNAKLMRWALRIQAYDFDLEYRKGKSNITADCLSRSIEVDVLTISLALNLVLV; encoded by the exons ATGAACCGTTCACTGCCAAGGGCAGAGGACCTCAATCTCGAAGAGATTGATTACGAACTATCTATACGAAATCAACCAGAAGATGTTTTTAAACTTGATGTCCAAGGGAAGCAAAGGCATTTGAGATTACTATTCAAAGCCGACCAGAAGGAAGGACAGAACTATAGGTCAAATCTTAGTATTCAAGCTGAAGCTGAACATATAAGTGCGAGAATCGACAATTTGGAAAAGGCTCTCTCCAAAAAAGTTGAAGCCAAGTATGAGTCGAGGGTAATTCATTACTATTATCGGGTTAAAAGGTGCATGGCAGAAACGGAGGAGGGTAAAAAGCTGCGAAGAGAACTCAGTCTTAGGATCGAAAAGATAATGCAGTTCTACCAGTTTGGTCCTTCATTATCCCCGTATAAGGAACAGATTAACACAATCATCCAAAGATCGGAGGGTGCTGTAGGGTTATCAGGTCAGGACAGTTCAGCCACACCAAAAACTAGTACGATTAAGCCGGTACGACAAAGCGAATGGGAATTTCCTAATCCCCCAGATGCACCGGCGTCATTAATTCCGGAGGGTTCAAACAGAAGACAGGAGGAGACAATCGAGGTATCGCGCTCGGAATGGGAGGATATGAAACGAATGTTAGCAGAGTTAACGAGAGACAAAAACCATCATGGTGAGATGAACCGGGAGGACAGAACTCGGAACACGGGTAATCTCGAACGGGTAGGACAGCAAGCTAATGGGATGAATGAACCGCGACGAACAGTACGCCGACCAACGAGCTATGCTGATGAACTTACGGACTCGGATTCGGAAGGCGAGGATCCTCAACAATTCAGGCGAAACACCAGGATAAATGGGAATGGAAATGATCGCGGTAGTTACGAGGAGTCGATGTACAGCTATGATAGCGGGACCATTAGGCCCGGCTATCCGAGAGGAAACAGGCACGGTCGACACAGGCAAGAGCGATACGAAGAGAGAGGTCATGGCAGAGTAGAGAAGTGGAAGCTAAGATTCTCTGGCGATTCACGAGGAATGTCAGTAGAGAATTTCATCTACAAAGCGACGAAACTGGCAGAACGGGAAGGAGTTTCGAAAGCTCTTCTGTTGAGGGACATCCACATGCTTCTAGAGGGGGCTGCATCGGATTGGTTCTTTACATACGTCGACGATCTAGTGACGTGGGAGGACTTTACGAACGGAATAACCTACCGTTTCGGCAACCCGAACAAGGACCAAGGCATTCGGTCAAAAATACAAGAGCGGAAACAGTTACGTGGAGAGTCGTTCATAGCTTTCGTGTCTGAGATCGAGAAGCTAGATCGCATGTTGTCCAAGCCGTTGTCCCGGAGAAGAAAGTTCGAGGTTATTTGGGACAACATGCGGCAGCATTATAGGTCAAAAATCTCTATTGTACGCGTGAGAGACCTGCAACAACTAATCGATCTTAATTATCGCATTGACGCGGCGGACCATCAACTACATCAATCGACGTCAGACCCGATGGTACGCAGACCGATCAACCAGATATTAGCCACAGAAGACGACAGCGATTATGAACAGGAAGCGCCAGTAAATCACGTCAGAGGACAGCAGCCGAGGAGCAGACCGGTAGCGAGTCGCAATTTTCATGAAGCGACACAGCAGGAGCTACCTGCGCGCCAGAGAGAAAATGTAGAACTCGGTCCGGGAAGAATTAGCTGCTGGAATTGCCTAGAA GTCTACCACATAAAGATTAGAATAAGTAGATGTCCTCACATTAGGGTTAAGGTGCTCGATTATGAGACAGAAGCATTGTTGGACTCAGGGGCTGGTATTAGCATACTCAATTCAATGGAGTTAATTGAGAGGTTTAGATTAAAACTGCAGCCGGCAGCCATTCGAGTGGCCACGGCAGACGGTTCGAATTACGCATGCCAGGGTTTTGTAAACATTCCGTTTACATACAAGGATGTAACGAAGGTGATACCAACAATCGTGGTACCTGAAATTTCGCGCAAAATCATATTGGGGGCAGACTTTTGGGAGGCGTTCGGAATCAAGCCGATGATAGACTTAGGCAATGGACCGGAAACCTTGGAAACGGTTTCACATGGAACGAATGAATCAATCTGTTTCACTCTTGAACCAACCAGTCAAGTACCGGATTCTGCAAAAGAGGAGGAAGACGAGACTTTAGACATTCCGGTGTTCGAAGGGCCAACGGAAACGATGCCAGATCCAGAGTCTATCGAAACGGAGCATGAGTTGAGCGCGGAGGAGAGACAGCAATTAATGACGGTTATTAAGGGCTTCGAGCTGACCTCAACGGGGAAGTTAGGAAGAACTTCTTTGATCCAGCACGAAATAATATTAAAAGAAGGGGCGAAACCACGTAATCCGGTGATGTACAAGGGTTCGCCATACATGCAGGAAGCGATAAAGAAAGAAGTGGAAAGGTTCAAGGCTCTAGACGCAATCGAGGAATGCTACAGTGAGTGGACTAATCCTCTGGTTCCGGTGCCGAAGAAAAATGGAAAGGTGCGGGTTTGCTTGGACtccagaaaaatcaacaagttGACGGTTAAGGATTCGTATCCTATGCGAAACATGCAGGATATCTTCCGCCGATTGGGTAAAGCTAGGTATTTCTCCGTCATAGATCTGAAGGATGCCTACTTCCAGATCCCGTTAAAGGAAGAGAGTCGAAATTTTACGGCGTTCAGAACTTCGGAAGGGGTCTTCCGTTTCAAGGTGCTGCCATTTGGGGTCATCAACGCACCGTTCACGATGTCGCGGCTAATGGACAGGGCTCTGGGGTTCGACCTGGAACCGCGAGTCTTTGTTTATCTCGATGACATTGTCATAGCCACCGAGACTCTGGAAGAGCACTTACGGCTGCTCGAAATAGTAGGGAATCGACTGCGACTGGCAGGATTGACGATCTCGTTGGAAAAGTCACGCTTCTGCCGGAAACAAGTTATGTACTTGGGGTATTTACTCAATGAGCATGGCATAGCAATAGACAGCGGCCGGATTCAGCCGATCTTGGATTATGCCAGACCGAAGACACAAGAGGACATCCGTCGATTACTAGGCTTGGCAGGTTTTTACCAACGCTTTATCAAGGAATACAGCAGAGTGGTGGCTCCAATAACTGATCTCCTTACTAAGGAAAATAGGAAGTTCACATGGAGCAAGGAAGCGGAAGAAGCATTCCGTGAGCTCAAATCTATCCTGACGTCGGCACCTATCTTGGGGAACCCGGACTTCAACAAGGTCTTTACCATAGAGTCCGATGCTTCAGATAGGGCAGTAGGAGCGGCTCTAGTGCAGGAGCAAGAGGGAGTGACAAAAGTCATAAGCTACTTCAGTAAGAAGCTAAATCGAACGCAAAGACGATATTCGGCAGTAGAAAAGGAGTGTCTGGGGGTTTTGTCAGCAATCCAACACTTTCGGCACTACATCGAGGGCACCAAGTTCCGAGTCGTAACTGACGCGCGGAGCCTGTTGTGGTTATTCAACATCGGTACGGAGTCGGGAAACGCGAAGTTGATGCGGTGGGCTTTGAGAATCCAAGCCTACGACTTCGATCTGGAGTACCGTAAGGGTAAAAGCAATATTACAGCGGATTGCTTGTCACGGTCGATAGAAGTGGACGTACTGACGATCTCACTAGCCCTTAATTTAGTATTAGTATAG